In Aequorivita sp. H23M31, a single window of DNA contains:
- the priA gene encoding replication restart helicase PriA encodes MFFVDVILPIPLNQTFTYSINQDEAAFLRPGMRVAVPFGKTKVYTAIVHKVHVQAPAGYETKSIDHILDQVPIITDFQLRHWKWMASYYMCSLGVVVKAALPSAFLLESETVVKLVAKTEVDHDTLTDDEYLVYEALQHQSSIHINGIRSILDRKNVVSVIQKLIEKGIVEVEETIYEKYSPKLKRYLRLAAAYSSEEKLRELLDTLNRAPKQSEVLMTFFTLKSQSKKPIEASTIQKKSNASSAVIKSLIDKGVFEEYFIQKDRIEYSGKSSVDIKTLNEPQQIAFHQIKDSFKAVDVVLLHGVTSSGKTEIYAKLIEETLESGKQILYMLPEIALTTQLISRLQRYFGERISVYHSRFSVNERVEVWKSVLDKKPKSQIIVGARSALFLPFSNLGLVVVDEEHEPSFKQYNPAPRYNARDSAVVLANLHGAKLLMGSATPSLESYYNAKIGKYGLVELKKRFGNVQMPEIELVDIREKNKKKQMTGHFSDRLLEEMHEVLKNGEQIILFQNRRGFSPVVECTTCGVAPQCRNCDVSLTYHQNKNQLRCHYCGYHTTMMLNCIACGSQTLDTKGFGTEQIETELKTLFPKNKIARMDQDTTRGKHAYSKLIDALDNQEIDILVGTQMLAKGLDFRNIGLVGVMNADSLLHFPDFRAHERSFQLLQQVAGRAGRTEKRGKVLIQTFNPYHQILRQVSVNDYGEMSKEQLHERYQYKYPPFFRIIKIEFKDKSFSKVESASHWFAKALKSKFGENILGPEQPPVGRVRNKFIFNVLMKIPKDQSLEATKKYIANVERSFASIKDFASVRINVDVDSY; translated from the coding sequence GTGTTCTTTGTTGACGTAATACTACCAATTCCACTTAACCAAACCTTCACCTATTCTATCAACCAGGACGAAGCAGCCTTTTTAAGGCCTGGAATGCGGGTGGCCGTTCCTTTTGGTAAAACGAAGGTTTACACTGCCATAGTTCACAAGGTTCATGTGCAAGCTCCTGCGGGTTACGAAACCAAATCCATAGATCATATTCTTGACCAAGTACCAATTATTACCGATTTCCAATTGCGGCACTGGAAGTGGATGGCTTCCTATTATATGTGCTCATTGGGCGTGGTAGTAAAGGCTGCTCTACCAAGTGCATTCCTATTAGAGAGCGAAACGGTAGTAAAGTTGGTAGCCAAAACGGAAGTGGACCACGATACTCTCACCGATGATGAATATTTAGTTTACGAAGCGCTTCAGCATCAATCCTCTATCCATATAAATGGAATACGATCTATTTTGGATAGAAAAAATGTGGTTTCCGTAATCCAAAAATTGATAGAAAAAGGAATTGTGGAAGTTGAAGAAACTATCTACGAAAAATATAGCCCAAAACTTAAGCGCTATTTGCGATTGGCCGCGGCGTATTCTTCCGAAGAAAAGTTACGTGAACTTTTGGACACTTTAAATCGGGCTCCGAAGCAAAGTGAAGTATTGATGACCTTCTTTACTTTAAAAAGCCAGAGTAAAAAGCCGATAGAAGCTTCTACAATCCAAAAAAAAAGCAATGCATCTTCCGCAGTTATCAAATCCCTTATAGACAAAGGTGTCTTTGAGGAGTATTTCATCCAAAAGGATAGAATAGAATATTCAGGAAAATCCTCAGTGGATATTAAAACCCTAAATGAACCTCAACAAATTGCTTTTCACCAAATAAAGGATTCTTTTAAAGCTGTGGATGTCGTTTTATTGCATGGAGTGACGTCCAGCGGAAAGACCGAAATTTACGCAAAATTGATTGAAGAAACATTGGAATCTGGAAAGCAGATTTTGTATATGTTGCCGGAGATTGCTCTCACTACCCAATTAATCTCCCGTCTCCAGCGATATTTTGGGGAGAGAATTTCGGTCTACCATTCAAGGTTTTCAGTAAATGAAAGGGTAGAAGTGTGGAAATCGGTATTGGATAAAAAGCCAAAGTCCCAAATTATAGTAGGGGCCAGATCGGCTTTGTTTCTTCCGTTTTCAAATTTGGGTTTAGTGGTTGTGGACGAAGAACACGAGCCTTCATTTAAGCAGTACAATCCCGCACCTCGTTACAATGCCCGGGATAGTGCTGTGGTTCTTGCCAATCTACATGGAGCTAAGTTGCTAATGGGCTCAGCCACGCCTTCTCTCGAAAGTTATTACAATGCCAAAATTGGTAAATACGGATTGGTCGAACTGAAAAAGAGGTTCGGAAATGTACAGATGCCCGAGATTGAACTTGTTGATATTCGGGAGAAGAACAAAAAGAAACAGATGACCGGACATTTCAGTGACCGATTACTTGAGGAAATGCACGAAGTACTTAAAAATGGAGAACAGATTATTTTATTTCAAAATAGAAGAGGCTTTTCTCCCGTAGTGGAATGTACCACTTGTGGAGTTGCGCCCCAATGTCGCAATTGCGATGTAAGCCTCACCTATCATCAAAATAAAAACCAGCTTCGATGTCATTATTGTGGATATCACACAACAATGATGTTAAACTGTATAGCCTGCGGGAGCCAAACATTAGACACCAAGGGGTTTGGGACGGAACAGATCGAAACCGAACTAAAAACCCTCTTTCCAAAAAATAAGATAGCCCGAATGGATCAGGATACTACTCGTGGAAAGCATGCCTATTCCAAATTAATAGATGCCTTGGACAATCAAGAAATAGATATTTTGGTGGGCACCCAAATGCTTGCAAAGGGATTGGATTTTCGAAATATTGGCTTGGTGGGTGTTATGAATGCCGATAGCTTACTGCATTTTCCCGATTTTAGAGCTCACGAACGTAGTTTTCAGTTATTGCAACAGGTGGCAGGCAGGGCAGGAAGAACGGAGAAAAGAGGCAAAGTACTTATCCAAACCTTTAATCCTTACCACCAGATTTTAAGGCAGGTGAGCGTCAATGATTATGGCGAAATGAGCAAAGAGCAGCTGCATGAACGGTATCAATATAAGTATCCGCCATTTTTCAGAATTATAAAGATTGAATTTAAGGACAAGAGCTTCAGCAAGGTTGAGAGCGCATCGCATTGGTTTGCAAAGGCTTTGAAGAGTAAGTTCGGAGAAAATATTTTGGGTCCGGAACAACCGCCCGTAGGAAGAGTGCGTAATAAGTTTATCTTCAATGTTTTAATGAAAATACCAAAAGACCAATCTTTGGAGGCCACAAAAAAGTATATCGCCAATGTAGAACGTAGTTTCGCATCCATTAAGGATTTTGCCAGTGTTCGTATCAATGTGGATGTCGATAGTTATTAA